In Elusimicrobiota bacterium, one DNA window encodes the following:
- a CDS encoding NUDIX hydrolase, translating to MDKTPLRFSAADHRRIEKSFANAGLPKKWWTVFGKEIRHCSCCGKNLAWRMVREEGRRRFVCGGCKFISYQNPKIVAAALPVWKNKIVLLRRAIAPSRGLWSHPAGFMELGETVQDAAIRETREEIGCRVRLSGPPRLYSYDDAAVVTVVYDAVVVGAGPRAGVESLEVKSFALDDIPWDRLAFRSTYHALRDWAERRIRPGF from the coding sequence ATGGATAAAACCCCGCTCCGGTTCAGCGCCGCGGATCACCGTCGGATTGAGAAATCCTTCGCCAACGCGGGTCTTCCCAAGAAATGGTGGACCGTTTTTGGAAAAGAGATTCGGCATTGTTCTTGTTGCGGGAAAAATCTGGCCTGGCGGATGGTGCGGGAAGAAGGACGTCGGCGGTTTGTGTGCGGCGGGTGTAAATTTATTTCCTACCAAAACCCCAAAATCGTCGCGGCCGCCCTTCCGGTCTGGAAAAACAAGATTGTCCTTTTAAGGCGGGCCATCGCACCTTCCCGCGGCCTGTGGAGCCATCCGGCGGGTTTTATGGAGTTGGGGGAAACGGTGCAGGACGCGGCCATTCGTGAAACCCGGGAGGAGATCGGATGCCGGGTGCGCTTATCGGGCCCGCCGCGCCTCTATTCCTACGACGACGCGGCGGTGGTGACCGTGGTGTACGACGCCGTGGTCGTCGGAGCCGGTCCCCGGGCGGGGGTGGAATCCCTGGAAGTCAAATCTTTCGCCCTGGACGATATCCCGTGGGATCGGCTGGCCTTTCGAAGCACCTACCACGCCCTCCGGGATTGGGCGGAGCGGCGGATTAGGCCGGGTTTTTGA
- a CDS encoding DUF309 domain-containing protein, translating to MSPDPRFFKGIALFNNEDFFEAHEVWEELWHETQGAARDFIQGMIQVTSAMHHLQIGNMRGARILHGSGLELLAKYGEAFWGVDLNLVRAEFNRALEEILEGPIERLAGRSQPDLFKIPYSSARSFKIDVHG from the coding sequence GTGTCCCCTGACCCGCGATTCTTTAAAGGGATCGCGCTGTTCAATAATGAAGATTTCTTTGAGGCCCACGAAGTCTGGGAAGAGTTGTGGCACGAGACCCAGGGCGCGGCCCGGGATTTTATTCAGGGGATGATTCAGGTAACCTCGGCCATGCACCATCTTCAAATCGGCAACATGCGGGGCGCCCGGATACTTCACGGTTCGGGCTTGGAACTCCTGGCGAAATACGGCGAAGCGTTTTGGGGGGTGGATTTGAATTTAGTGAGAGCGGAATTCAATCGGGCCCTGGAGGAAATCCTGGAAGGCCCCATCGAACGGTTGGCGGGCCGGAGCCAGCCCGACTTATTTAAAATCCCCTATTCCAGTGCGCGAAGCTTTAAAATCGATGTCCATGGATAA
- the nth gene encoding endonuclease III, protein MKPTLAPLLKALHQAYPDADCALAHRNAFELLIATILSAQCTDARVNQVTPVLFGRFPTAAALAAAPVLEVETIVRSTGFFRQKAKSLVATARLLVERHGGEVPRSFDALLEMRGVARKTANVVMGTAFGEATGVVVDTHVRRLSNRLGLTRESDPVKIERDLLKRLPRKDWIWYSHALISHGRAVCKAQSPRCPECVLRKVCPFPLKGGRRVP, encoded by the coding sequence GTGAAGCCGACCCTCGCTCCCCTCCTGAAAGCGTTGCACCAAGCCTATCCCGATGCCGATTGCGCCCTGGCCCACCGAAACGCCTTTGAACTTTTGATCGCGACGATCCTGTCGGCCCAGTGCACGGACGCCCGGGTCAATCAAGTGACCCCCGTTCTCTTCGGCCGTTTTCCAACGGCGGCGGCCCTGGCCGCCGCCCCCGTGCTTGAGGTGGAAACGATCGTCCGCTCCACGGGGTTTTTCCGTCAGAAAGCCAAATCCCTGGTGGCGACGGCGCGGTTGCTGGTCGAACGACACGGCGGCGAGGTCCCGCGGTCTTTCGACGCCCTGTTGGAAATGCGGGGCGTCGCCCGCAAGACGGCCAACGTGGTGATGGGAACGGCTTTCGGCGAAGCCACCGGCGTCGTGGTGGACACCCACGTCCGCCGGCTTTCCAATCGTTTGGGATTGACCCGGGAAAGCGATCCCGTCAAAATCGAGCGGGATTTGCTGAAGCGTCTCCCGCGCAAGGATTGGATCTGGTATTCCCACGCCTTGATCAGCCACGGGCGGGCGGTGTGCAAAGCCCAGTCGCCCCGCTGCCCGGAGTGCGTCCTTCGAAAAGTCTGTCCTTTTCCTTTGAAAGGGGGGCGCCGTGTCCCCTGA
- a CDS encoding HAD family phosphatase, with protein sequence MLKAVLFDCDGVIADSEHLHFSLFQKVLREIGVPLTQADYLEKYLAMDDKGCFRAVVAAHGRSLSDAELSALIEKKTALYKKTATENLVILPGVVEFVMAVSQKFPLAMASGALRDEVKLMINAAGIAHYFDAVIAAEDVVRGKPAPDAYLKALEEINRKYPDRRIQPSECLVVEDSKHGLLSARAAGMKCVAVTTSYSAEELSAADRVVPVLTAVRVKDLESLFLTATPQ encoded by the coding sequence ATGCTCAAAGCCGTATTGTTCGACTGCGACGGCGTAATCGCGGATTCCGAACACCTGCACTTTTCGCTTTTCCAAAAGGTCCTTCGGGAGATCGGGGTGCCGTTGACCCAGGCGGACTACCTGGAAAAATACTTGGCCATGGACGACAAGGGATGTTTTCGGGCGGTGGTGGCCGCTCACGGCCGGTCCTTGTCCGACGCGGAATTGTCCGCCCTCATTGAAAAGAAAACGGCCCTTTATAAGAAAACGGCCACGGAAAATCTGGTGATTCTCCCCGGGGTGGTGGAATTCGTCATGGCCGTTTCCCAAAAGTTTCCCCTGGCCATGGCCTCCGGGGCCCTGCGGGACGAAGTCAAACTCATGATCAACGCCGCGGGCATCGCGCACTATTTCGACGCCGTGATCGCCGCCGAGGACGTGGTGCGGGGAAAACCCGCTCCGGACGCCTATTTGAAAGCCTTGGAGGAAATCAACCGGAAATACCCGGACCGCCGCATTCAGCCTTCGGAATGTTTGGTGGTGGAAGATTCCAAGCACGGCCTTTTGTCCGCCCGCGCCGCGGGGATGAAATGCGTGGCCGTCACGACCTCCTATTCCGCCGAGGAGTTGAGCGCGGCCGACCGGGTCGTTCCCGTGTTGACCGCGGTGCGGGTGAAAGACCTCGAGAGCCTGTTTCTGACCGCCACGCCCCAATGA
- the queF gene encoding NADPH-dependent 7-cyano-7-deazaguanine reductase QueF translates to MSQKSRAYTPTHARSGVGDKLPEIECWENQFPGYTIELIFPEFTSVCPKTGLPDFGTLVIRYAPDRWCLETKSLKMYLNAFRDLGIFTENVVNRVLASVVKDAKPRWAVVEGRFSARGGIEARIAASHGKVPQEGK, encoded by the coding sequence GTGAGCCAAAAGTCGCGAGCCTACACACCCACCCACGCGCGTTCGGGCGTGGGGGACAAGTTGCCGGAGATCGAATGCTGGGAGAATCAATTTCCCGGTTACACGATCGAGTTGATTTTTCCGGAATTCACGTCGGTGTGTCCGAAGACGGGCCTCCCGGATTTCGGCACTCTGGTGATCCGCTACGCGCCGGACCGTTGGTGTTTGGAAACCAAATCGTTGAAAATGTATTTGAACGCCTTTCGGGATTTGGGCATTTTTACGGAAAACGTGGTCAATCGGGTATTGGCCTCGGTGGTGAAGGACGCGAAGCCCCGGTGGGCGGTCGTCGAAGGGCGGTTTTCCGCCCGCGGCGGGATTGAAGCGCGCATCGCGGCGTCGCACGGGAAGGTCCCCCAGGAGGGAAAATGA
- a CDS encoding threonine--tRNA ligase, with amino-acid sequence MAQAVVNREDYLYKLRHSTTHVMAQAVQDLFPGTRLTIGPPVEDGFYYDFESDHRFVPEDLEKIEARMRQIVEGNHAFVMSTHASDDAKTFWGARGEKYKVEMINDLNEPTVTYCSHDQFVDLCRGHHLDTTKDIRHFKLLKIAGAYWRGDEKRERLQRIYGTAWPSAKELTDYLARLEEAKKRDHRELGPRLGLFSIQHESGGSGFIYWLPKGALVRRLMEDTLKDYLGARGYDFVYTPHVARSDLWKTSGHLDYYRENMYPAMELENQEFLLKPMNCPGHILIYKSTLHSYRELPLRYAEFGTVYRFERSGVLHGLMRVRGFTQDDAHIFCRPDQVEEEVASILRIITEILGMFGFKDYDVKLSTRPDKYSGTLEGWAHAEGALKKALETVGLAYTLDPGEGVFYGPKIDLKIKDSLGRAWQCSTVQVDFNNPERFNIKYRDAQGGETQVFMIHRALLGSLERFFGVLIEHYAGAFPLWLSPVQAAVLPISDKFQGYADEVFAALKAAGIRASVNDSADKVGAKIREATMQKIPYLLVVGGREAETKTVAVRTREGQDVGVLPLADLVARLKEQISQKK; translated from the coding sequence ATGGCCCAAGCCGTTGTAAACCGCGAAGACTACCTCTACAAACTCCGCCACTCGACCACGCACGTGATGGCCCAAGCGGTCCAGGATCTTTTTCCGGGCACGCGCCTGACCATCGGCCCGCCGGTGGAAGACGGGTTTTATTACGATTTTGAGTCGGACCACCGTTTCGTCCCCGAGGATCTCGAGAAAATCGAGGCGCGCATGCGCCAAATCGTCGAAGGCAATCACGCCTTCGTCATGAGCACCCACGCCTCCGACGACGCCAAGACGTTTTGGGGCGCCCGGGGTGAAAAGTATAAGGTCGAGATGATCAACGACCTGAACGAGCCCACGGTCACCTATTGTTCCCACGACCAATTCGTCGATCTTTGCCGCGGTCACCACCTGGACACGACCAAGGACATCCGCCACTTCAAGCTCCTTAAAATCGCCGGGGCCTATTGGCGAGGGGACGAGAAACGCGAGCGCCTGCAGCGCATTTACGGCACGGCCTGGCCCTCGGCCAAGGAATTGACCGACTACTTGGCTCGCCTGGAAGAGGCCAAAAAACGCGACCACCGCGAATTGGGCCCGCGGTTGGGGCTCTTTTCGATTCAACACGAATCCGGAGGCTCGGGGTTCATTTATTGGCTGCCCAAAGGCGCCCTGGTTCGCCGGTTGATGGAAGACACGCTCAAGGATTATCTCGGCGCCCGCGGATACGATTTCGTCTACACCCCCCACGTGGCGCGTTCCGACCTTTGGAAAACCTCCGGTCACTTGGATTATTACCGCGAAAACATGTACCCGGCCATGGAACTCGAAAACCAGGAATTTCTCCTGAAACCCATGAATTGCCCGGGGCACATCCTGATTTACAAGTCGACCCTCCACTCCTACCGGGAATTGCCGCTCCGCTACGCCGAGTTCGGGACCGTTTACCGGTTTGAACGAAGCGGGGTGTTGCACGGGTTGATGCGGGTCCGCGGATTCACCCAGGACGACGCCCACATTTTCTGCCGCCCGGACCAGGTGGAAGAGGAAGTGGCGAGCATCCTGCGCATCATCACCGAAATCCTGGGCATGTTCGGGTTCAAAGATTACGATGTCAAACTTTCCACCCGGCCGGACAAGTATTCCGGGACCTTGGAGGGGTGGGCCCACGCCGAAGGCGCCCTTAAAAAAGCCTTGGAAACCGTCGGACTGGCTTACACGCTGGATCCCGGCGAAGGCGTTTTTTACGGCCCCAAAATCGATCTTAAAATCAAAGACTCCCTGGGCCGCGCTTGGCAGTGCTCGACGGTGCAGGTGGATTTCAACAACCCGGAACGGTTCAACATCAAATACCGGGACGCCCAGGGGGGCGAAACCCAGGTGTTCATGATCCACCGGGCCCTGTTGGGTTCCCTGGAGCGGTTCTTTGGCGTGTTGATCGAACATTACGCCGGGGCCTTCCCGTTGTGGCTTTCGCCGGTTCAGGCGGCGGTGCTTCCCATCAGCGATAAATTCCAAGGCTACGCGGACGAGGTCTTCGCGGCCCTCAAAGCGGCCGGAATTCGGGCCTCGGTCAATGATTCGGCCGATAAAGTGGGAGCGAAAATTCGCGAAGCGACGATGCAAAAGATCCCCTATCTTCTCGTCGTCGGCGGCCGCGAGGCGGAGACCAAAACCGTTGCCGTTCGCACCCGCGAAGGCCAGGACGTGGGCGTCCTGCCCCTGGCCGATCTCGTGGCGCGATTGAAAGAACAGATTTCCCAGAAAAAGTAG
- a CDS encoding FAD-dependent oxidoreductase, whose translation MGRLDTGADRRHAVVVGGGFAGAAAASALAEAGVAVTLVEARNTLGGRTSSYRDGVTRQDVDNGQHLFLGAYRDTRAFLRRMKTENRLRWLPGASTSFYARSGKKSVLNPGRLPGALGFVRGVLGFGALRWKDKASLLYGLARLRVDRSTDHGALTVSAWLKNLHQTPGALRAFWDPLCYATLNERPDRASADALVAVLRDGFLKSVDDRALGYSTVPLARLWATELPAYLKSQGGDVAANIRATGFAVEGDLVTALQIDAGEPVAADVFVAAMPLSAGRAVAGPHVPGLAQMPTGHSPIAAVNLWFPRAPFSDPWVGFLDLDIQWGFNREVLWGRGAEGQISLVLSAGHDHVGRSSDQLIALALADLRRAFPDFKEEPTHATVTWEKEATPAPTPLFWRARPGVGTPLKNLFLAGDWVDVGLPPTIEAACRSGHRAAAFALRWLDGQKEDECSKPYCSTATA comes from the coding sequence ATGGGGCGATTGGACACGGGGGCGGACCGGCGGCACGCGGTCGTGGTGGGCGGCGGATTCGCCGGCGCCGCCGCGGCCTCGGCCTTGGCCGAAGCGGGGGTGGCCGTTACTCTCGTGGAAGCCCGGAACACTCTGGGCGGGCGCACATCGTCCTATCGGGACGGGGTCACCCGCCAGGACGTCGACAACGGCCAACATCTTTTTCTGGGCGCCTACCGCGATACCCGCGCCTTTCTACGGCGAATGAAGACGGAGAACCGCCTGCGGTGGCTTCCCGGGGCTTCGACGTCCTTTTACGCCCGTTCGGGAAAAAAATCCGTTCTGAATCCCGGCCGCCTTCCCGGCGCCCTGGGTTTCGTGCGGGGCGTGCTGGGTTTTGGAGCCCTGAGGTGGAAGGACAAAGCGTCCCTCCTGTACGGGTTGGCTCGTCTTCGCGTTGATCGTTCGACCGACCACGGGGCTTTGACGGTGTCGGCGTGGCTGAAAAACCTTCATCAGACGCCGGGCGCCCTGCGGGCCTTTTGGGACCCCCTTTGTTACGCCACGTTGAACGAGCGGCCCGACCGGGCCTCGGCCGACGCCTTGGTGGCGGTCCTTCGGGACGGTTTTTTAAAATCGGTCGACGATCGCGCTTTGGGGTATTCCACGGTTCCCCTGGCAAGGCTCTGGGCCACGGAGTTGCCGGCTTATTTAAAAAGCCAGGGGGGGGACGTGGCCGCCAACATCCGGGCCACGGGGTTTGCGGTCGAAGGGGACCTCGTGACCGCCCTTCAAATTGACGCGGGGGAGCCGGTGGCCGCCGACGTTTTCGTCGCGGCGATGCCCTTGAGCGCCGGCCGGGCGGTGGCCGGGCCCCACGTGCCCGGGTTGGCTCAAATGCCGACCGGTCATTCGCCCATCGCCGCCGTTAATCTTTGGTTTCCCCGGGCGCCTTTTTCCGACCCCTGGGTGGGGTTTTTGGATTTGGACATCCAATGGGGTTTTAATCGGGAAGTGCTTTGGGGGCGGGGCGCCGAAGGGCAAATTTCCCTCGTGTTGAGCGCCGGACACGACCACGTGGGGCGCTCCAGCGACCAGCTCATCGCTCTGGCGCTCGCGGACCTTCGGCGGGCCTTTCCCGATTTTAAAGAAGAGCCGACCCACGCCACCGTGACCTGGGAAAAAGAGGCGACGCCGGCCCCGACCCCGCTTTTTTGGCGCGCCCGGCCCGGGGTGGGAACGCCCCTCAAAAATCTGTTTTTGGCCGGCGATTGGGTGGACGTGGGTCTCCCGCCCACCATCGAAGCGGCTTGCCGGAGCGGCCACCGGGCCGCGGCCTTCGCGTTGCGTTGGTTGGACGGTCAAAAGGAGGACGAATGCTCAAAGCCGTATTGTTCGACTGCGACGGCGTAA
- the lexA gene encoding transcriptional repressor LexA, which produces MDNLTSRQQQIYNFIASEIQTAGLPPTVREIAGHFDIFPKAVQDHLAALEKKGVLHRAKDRARGLIMEARGVVQKLRIPILGRVPAGQPLEAIADVEDYLAVDEAIAKSANFALRVKGDSMFPEINDGDVVLVQSTSVAQNGEVVVATVDDNEATVKRLRRAGGDVYLQPANPAYPIIRGKDITIVGRVTSLIRTFF; this is translated from the coding sequence ATGGACAACTTAACCTCCCGACAACAGCAAATCTACAATTTCATCGCCTCGGAAATCCAGACGGCGGGACTCCCCCCCACGGTGCGGGAAATCGCCGGACATTTCGACATCTTCCCCAAAGCCGTTCAGGACCATTTGGCCGCCCTGGAGAAAAAAGGCGTCCTGCACCGGGCCAAAGACCGCGCCCGCGGGCTCATCATGGAAGCCCGGGGCGTCGTTCAAAAGCTTCGCATTCCCATTCTTGGCCGGGTGCCCGCCGGCCAGCCCCTGGAAGCCATCGCCGACGTGGAAGATTATCTGGCCGTGGACGAAGCCATCGCCAAAAGCGCCAATTTCGCCCTCCGCGTCAAAGGGGACAGCATGTTCCCCGAGATCAACGACGGCGACGTGGTTCTCGTCCAAAGCACGAGCGTGGCGCAGAACGGCGAAGTGGTGGTGGCCACCGTGGACGACAACGAAGCCACCGTTAAACGTTTGCGCCGCGCGGGCGGCGACGTCTATTTGCAGCCGGCCAATCCGGCCTATCCCATCATTCGAGGAAAGGACATCACCATCGTTGGCCGCGTCACCAGCCTGATCCGAACCTTTTTCTAG
- a CDS encoding tetratricopeptide repeat protein: MTPPTPRARLLQLLDRDDAGVDLAEAALLVAGDEYPGLDPRPYLDRLDGFSDRVAARLRGGPDPVAAIAALNAVLFEEERFGPNQKDYYDPRNSFLNEVLDRRVGIPITLSLLYIDVARRAGLSSAGVGLPGHFVAALLSPGRVHYIDAFDGGRLLTEEECADKVANVFGGKMALTPDHLRPIGPRAILVRLLTNLKNIYVESRSYAKAHAVIDKLALLLPEAWTEVRDRGLVLYQMRRYRPALRDLESYLTHAPEATDRPDVSKLKDLIARRLNETI, encoded by the coding sequence ATGACCCCGCCCACCCCCCGCGCGCGCCTGCTTCAATTGTTGGATCGGGACGACGCCGGGGTGGATTTGGCCGAGGCGGCCCTGTTGGTCGCGGGGGACGAATACCCCGGCCTGGACCCGCGGCCCTATTTGGACCGTTTGGACGGTTTTTCCGACCGGGTGGCCGCGCGTCTGCGCGGCGGCCCCGATCCCGTCGCGGCCATCGCGGCCTTGAACGCGGTCCTCTTTGAAGAAGAGCGGTTTGGACCGAACCAGAAGGATTATTACGATCCCCGAAACAGTTTTCTAAACGAAGTTTTGGACCGCCGGGTCGGCATCCCGATCACGCTGTCCCTCCTCTACATCGACGTCGCCCGTCGCGCCGGGCTTTCCTCCGCCGGCGTCGGCCTTCCGGGGCATTTTGTGGCGGCCCTGCTTTCCCCGGGGCGCGTTCACTACATCGACGCTTTTGACGGCGGGCGGTTGTTGACGGAGGAGGAATGCGCGGATAAAGTGGCCAACGTTTTCGGGGGGAAAATGGCCCTGACGCCGGACCACCTCCGCCCCATCGGGCCCCGGGCGATCCTGGTTCGCCTGCTCACCAATTTGAAGAACATCTACGTGGAGTCGCGGTCCTACGCCAAGGCCCACGCGGTGATCGATAAATTGGCCCTGCTCCTTCCCGAAGCCTGGACCGAGGTGCGGGACCGGGGCTTGGTCCTTTATCAAATGCGTCGTTACCGTCCCGCCTTGCGGGACCTGGAATCCTATTTGACCCACGCGCCGGAGGCCACCGACCGGCCGGACGTTTCCAAATTGAAAGACCTCATCGCCCGTCGACTGAACGAAACCATCTAA
- a CDS encoding peroxiredoxin, with the protein MSSLSYEANFPQAVPVRVGQTVPDFEMDTFDPVEHGFGKMSLAENKKAKKWTVLVFYPADYTFVCPTELADVAEQHAELTKAGAAVFSVSTDTNFVHMAWQREETLLKNVKYPMAADPTGKVSRLFGVYDDASGLALRGTFIIAPDGKLASGEINFFNVGRNAAELLRKVQANAYLAKHPEEVCPANWKQGGKTLKPGAQMVGRVGDALK; encoded by the coding sequence ATGTCCAGTCTTTCCTACGAAGCCAACTTCCCCCAAGCCGTTCCCGTTCGGGTGGGTCAAACCGTGCCCGATTTTGAAATGGACACCTTCGATCCCGTCGAGCACGGGTTCGGCAAGATGTCCCTGGCCGAAAACAAGAAAGCAAAGAAGTGGACGGTTTTGGTGTTCTACCCCGCCGACTACACCTTCGTTTGCCCCACGGAATTGGCCGACGTGGCCGAGCAGCACGCCGAATTGACCAAAGCCGGGGCGGCGGTTTTCTCCGTCTCCACGGACACGAATTTCGTCCACATGGCCTGGCAGCGCGAGGAAACGCTTCTGAAAAACGTGAAATACCCCATGGCGGCCGATCCGACGGGCAAGGTCTCCCGGCTTTTCGGCGTCTACGACGACGCGTCGGGACTGGCCCTGCGCGGGACCTTCATCATCGCCCCGGACGGCAAGCTGGCCAGCGGTGAAATCAATTTCTTCAACGTCGGGCGGAACGCGGCGGAGTTGCTTCGGAAGGTGCAGGCCAACGCCTATTTGGCCAAACATCCCGAAGAAGTGTGCCCCGCCAACTGGAAACAAGGCGGCAAAACGCTCAAGCCGGGGGCCCAGATGGTGGGTCGGGTGGGCGACGCGTTGAAATAG
- a CDS encoding cob(I)yrinic acid a,c-diamide adenosyltransferase codes for MKIYTRVGDGGYTFLFGGKKVRKDHIRVEAYGTVDELNSALGLAGALTQKAALRRRIEAVQRDLFVLGADLATPLKKGAPRVPRIGPLHVRRLEIEIDRMQAELPALRHFILPGGSSAGAAIHLARAICRRGERYCAGLGKPFASAIVYLNRLGDFLFVLARRASHEEGKKETLWTPD; via the coding sequence ATGAAAATCTACACGCGGGTGGGCGACGGCGGATACACTTTTCTGTTCGGCGGAAAAAAAGTCCGGAAGGACCACATCCGCGTCGAGGCGTACGGCACGGTGGACGAGCTCAACTCGGCCCTGGGGTTGGCCGGGGCGCTGACCCAAAAGGCCGCGCTCCGGCGCCGGATCGAAGCCGTGCAACGGGATTTGTTTGTCCTGGGCGCCGATTTGGCCACGCCCCTCAAAAAGGGCGCTCCCCGGGTGCCGCGGATCGGCCCCCTCCACGTGCGGCGATTGGAAATCGAAATTGACCGGATGCAGGCGGAACTTCCGGCCCTTCGCCACTTCATTTTGCCCGGCGGCTCGTCGGCGGGGGCCGCGATTCACCTGGCCCGGGCCATTTGCCGACGGGGAGAGCGCTACTGCGCCGGCCTGGGAAAACCCTTCGCCTCGGCGATCGTCTATTTAAATCGCCTGGGAGATTTCCTGTTCGTTCTGGCGCGCCGGGCGTCTCACGAAGAAGGGAAAAAAGAAACCCTCTGGACGCCCGATTAA
- the ilvD gene encoding dihydroxy-acid dehydratase, with protein MPDSRDLKIKSRDITDGVNRAPNRAMLRDVGLTDEDFQKPLIGVASTWSEITPCNIHINKLAESAKAGARAGGGAPLIFGTITVSDGISMGTDGMRYSLPSREIIADSIETVAGAERFDGLVAIGGCDKNMPGCLMAMGRLNIPSVFVYGGSIRPGSFQGKDVDIVSIFEAVGQFNNNLIDEKTLKGVECSACPGPGSCGGMYTANTMASAIECLGMSLPGSSSLPAETPDKAAECVEAGKAVVQALRLGLRPRDIVKKKNFENAIALVMVLGGSTNAVLHLIAMADAFGVKLGLEDFVRIAKKVPHLADLKPSGRYVMFDLHKAGGVPAVMKQMLADGYLDGSTLTVTGKTLAETLADAPALVAGQAVIRSKDNPLRPTGPIVILKGNLAPEGAVAKVGGLSNTTIVGPAKVYDGEEAATQAALRGGIQAGDVVVVRYEGPKGGPGMREMLSLTAILSGKGLGDKVGLITDGRFSGGSHGRVVGHVCPEAAVGGPIGLIKNGDVVTINAEKRELSVALSKAEWAKRAKAWKAPKRRATGWLARYAALVTSGSEGAVLRVPGE; from the coding sequence ATGCCCGATTCCCGAGACCTCAAAATAAAAAGCCGCGACATCACCGACGGCGTCAACCGCGCCCCGAACCGCGCGATGTTGCGGGACGTCGGGTTGACGGACGAGGATTTCCAAAAGCCGTTGATCGGCGTGGCCAGCACCTGGAGCGAGATCACGCCCTGCAACATCCACATCAACAAGTTGGCCGAGAGCGCCAAAGCCGGGGCCCGGGCGGGGGGCGGGGCGCCTCTGATTTTCGGAACCATCACGGTGTCGGACGGCATTTCCATGGGAACCGACGGCATGCGTTATTCCCTGCCCAGCCGGGAAATCATCGCCGATTCCATCGAGACGGTGGCCGGGGCCGAGCGCTTCGACGGCCTGGTGGCCATCGGCGGTTGCGACAAAAACATGCCCGGCTGCCTCATGGCCATGGGACGCCTCAACATCCCGTCCGTGTTCGTTTACGGCGGAAGCATCCGCCCCGGTTCCTTCCAGGGGAAGGACGTCGACATCGTGAGCATCTTTGAGGCCGTGGGCCAATTCAACAACAACCTGATCGACGAAAAAACCCTGAAGGGCGTCGAATGTTCCGCCTGCCCCGGGCCCGGGTCCTGCGGCGGGATGTACACGGCCAACACCATGGCCTCGGCCATCGAGTGTTTGGGCATGAGCCTTCCCGGAAGTTCCTCTCTTCCGGCCGAGACCCCCGACAAGGCCGCCGAATGCGTCGAGGCGGGAAAAGCCGTGGTCCAAGCCCTTCGTTTGGGCCTGCGGCCCCGGGACATCGTGAAGAAAAAGAATTTCGAAAACGCCATCGCCCTGGTGATGGTCCTCGGCGGTTCCACCAACGCGGTGCTTCACCTGATCGCCATGGCCGACGCCTTCGGGGTCAAGTTGGGGTTGGAGGATTTTGTTCGCATCGCTAAAAAAGTCCCGCACCTGGCCGACTTGAAACCGAGTGGACGTTACGTGATGTTCGACCTGCACAAAGCGGGAGGCGTGCCCGCGGTTATGAAACAAATGCTGGCCGACGGTTATTTGGACGGCTCGACCCTCACGGTGACGGGCAAAACGTTGGCCGAAACGCTGGCCGACGCGCCCGCGCTGGTCGCCGGGCAGGCCGTTATCCGATCCAAAGACAATCCCCTGCGGCCCACCGGCCCCATCGTCATCCTGAAGGGGAATCTGGCGCCGGAGGGCGCCGTGGCCAAAGTCGGCGGGTTGTCGAACACCACGATTGTCGGCCCCGCGAAAGTCTACGACGGCGAAGAAGCGGCCACCCAGGCCGCGTTGCGGGGGGGCATTCAGGCGGGGGACGTGGTCGTGGTGCGTTACGAAGGGCCCAAGGGCGGTCCCGGAATGCGCGAAATGCTCTCCTTAACGGCCATTTTGTCCGGCAAAGGGTTGGGCGACAAGGTGGGTCTCATTACCGACGGGCGTTTCTCCGGCGGCAGCCACGGCCGGGTGGTGGGGCACGTGTGCCCGGAAGCCGCCGTGGGCGGTCCCATCGGGCTGATCAAGAACGGCGACGTCGTCACGATCAACGCCGAAAAACGGGAATTGAGCGTGGCGCTTTCCAAGGCGGAATGGGCCAAACGGGCCAAAGCCTGGAAGGCGCCCAAGCGCCGCGCCACCGGTTGGTTGGCTCGGTACGCCGCCCTGGTCACTTCCGGTTCCGAAGGGGCCGTCCTGCGCGTCCCCGGCGAGTAG